In Torulaspora delbrueckii CBS 1146 chromosome 1, complete genome, one genomic interval encodes:
- the YTA12 gene encoding m-AAA protease subunit YTA12 (similar to Saccharomyces cerevisiae YTA12 (YMR089C); ancestral locus Anc_2.472), whose product MLIAFRPCKRVLTKSWPLATRSGILVRSPLKYRSFHTFRPLLLNKDNTSNGHDDKRNDKKDDNEDATDRDVEALRDEMKKYIEEAKNNKSDTDWEERKLRIDREIKRLEDTIARQEARKANGGKTEESGPFSFHSRQAEEQHKKMNEARKAQEEEMKKKLNDPNASASENIGLFQLGLTFLLLSFVLNIFNTTEEQREITWQDFRSKLLARGYVSKLVVVNRSFVKVMLNDTGKNQPENNGHDFYFFTIGSVDNFEHKLQKSQDELDIANDFRVPVVYVQEGNWARAMFQILPTALMIAGIIWLTRRSASAAGGGRGGIFGMGRSKAKRFNTETDVKVKFKDVAGCDEAKEEIMEFVSFLKEPKRYEKMGAKIPRGAILSGPPGTGKTLLAKATAGEAGVPFFFVSGSEFVEMFVGVGASRVRDLFKTARENAPSMVFIDEIDAIGKARQKGNISGANDERENTLNQLLVEMDGFTPADHVVVLAGTNRPDVLDKALLRPGRFDRHVNIDKPELSGRQAIFEVHMKKIKLASDIFDLKNRLAALTPGFSGADIANVCNEAALIAARNDAKSVRLEHFEQAVERVIGGVERKSKLLSAEEKRVVAYHEAGHAICGWYLEFADPLLKVSIIPRGQGALGYAQYLPGDIYLLSEQQLKDRMTMSLAGRVSEELHFSSVTSGASDDFKKVTRMATAMVTELGMSAKIGWINYKKRDDTDLTKPFSEETANIIDEEVYRIIQECHERCTKLLQEKAEELEKVAQLLLKKEVLTREDMISMLGKRPFPERNDAFDKYLNDSETEKIRKSEQENKDNDGDQRT is encoded by the coding sequence ATGCTAATTGCTTTCAGGCCTTGCAAAAGGGTCCTGACGAAGAGCTGGCCTCTAGCCACTCGGTCTGGGATTCTAGTGAGGAGTCCGCTGAAGTATAGAAGTTTCCACACTTTCAGACCCTTGCTTCTGAACAAAGATAATACAAGCAATGGACATGATGATAAACGTAATgataagaaagatgataatGAGGACGCTACAGATCGTGATGTTGAAGCTTTGAGGGACgaaatgaagaagtatATCGAAGAGGCGAAGAATAACAAATCGGATACCGATTGGGAAGAACGTAAGCTCAGAATTGACAGAGAGATCAAAAGGCTAGAAGATACAATCGCAAGACAGGAGGCCAGAAAAGCCAACGGAGGGAAGACGGAAGAATCAGGTCCGTTCAGTTTCCATTCAAGACAGGCGGAAGAGCAACATAAGAAGATGAATGAGGCGAGAAAGGCCCAGGAGGAggaaatgaagaagaaacttaATGATCCCAATGCTTCTGCGTCTGAGAATATTGGGCTATTCCAACTAGGTCTTACGTTTCTCCTGTTATCCTTCGTACtgaatattttcaacaCTACAGAGGAGCAAAGAGAAATAACATGGCAGGACTTCCGCTCCAAGCTACTGGCGAGAGGTTACGTATCGAAATTGGTCGTTGTAAACAGGTCTTTTGTCAAAGTAATGCTGAATGACACGGGCAAAAACCAACCGGAAAACAATGGCCACGATTTCTacttcttcaccattgGTTCTGTCGACAACTTTGAGCACAAGTTACAAAAATCTCAGGATGAGTTGGATATCGCCAATGATTTCAGGGTCCCAGTGGTTTACGTACAAGAAGGTAACTGGGCTCGTGCTATGTTCCAAATCTTACCTACTGCATTGATGATTGCCGGTATCATATGGCTGACACGTAGGTCGGCGTCAGCTGCTGGTGGAGGCAGAGGTGGAATATTTGGCATGGGCCGCTCAAAAGCTAAGAGGTTTAACACTGAGACAGATGTCAAagtgaaattcaaagatgttgCCGGATGTGACGAAGCCAAAGAGGAAATTATGGAGTTCgtcagtttcttgaaagaaccTAAGAGATACGAAAAAATGGGAGCTAAGATTCCAAGAGGTGCTATTCTCTCTGGTCCTCCAGGTACTGGTAAGACTCTATTGGCTAAGGCCACTGCTGGTGAAGCTGGAGtcccattcttctttgtttcGGGTTCCgagtttgttgaaatgtTTGTCGGTGTCGGTGCTTCGAGAGTGCGTGACTTGTTCAAGACCGCTAGGGAGAACGCTCCATCTATGgtcttcatcgatgaaattgatgcTATTGGTAAAGCAAGACAAAAGGGCAACATTTCAGGAGCGAACGatgaaagagaaaatacCTTGAACCAACTTTTGGTTGAGATGGATGGTTTCACGCCTGCAGATCATGTTGTCGTTCTAGCTGGTACAAACAGACCAGATGTTTTAGACAAAGCATTGCTAAGACCCGGTAGATTTGACAGACACGTCAATATCGATAAGCCAGAGTTATCCGGCAGACAAGCCATCTTTGAGGTGCACATGAAGAAGATTAAACTGGCAAGtgatatctttgatttgaaaaacaGGTTAGCCGCTTTGACACCTGGTTTTTCCGGTGCCGATATTGCAAACGTTTGCAACGAGGCAGCATTGATTGCCGCCAGAAATGACGCCAAGTCCGTGAGACTAGAACATTTCGAGCAAGCCGTTGAAAGGGTGATTGGTGGTGTTGAGAGAAAGTCCAAGTTGCTTTCTGCTGAGGAAAAACGAGTTGTCGCGTACCATGAAGCTGGTCACGCCATTTGTGGATGGTACTTGGAGTTTGCTGATCCATTGTTGAAAGTGAGTATAATCCCCCGTGGACAAGGTGCACTAGGCTATGCTCAATACTTGCCCGGTGATAtctatcttctttctgAACAGCAGTTGAAGGATAGAATGACAATGTCGCTGGCCGGGAGAGTTTCAGAAGAATTGCATTTCAGCAGCGTTACCAGTGGTGCTTCTGACGATTTTAAGAAAGTTACACGAATGGCAACCGCCATGGTCACAGAACTTGGAATGAGTGCCAAGATTGGGTGGATCAATTACAAGAAGCGTGACGACACAGACTTAACGAAACCTTTCTCTGAGGAGACTGCAAACATCATCGACGAAGAAGTATATAGAATCATTCAGGAGTGTCATGAGCGCTGTACGAAGCTCTTGCAAGAGAAGGCTGAAGAACTTGAGAAAGTGGCTCAATTACTACTCAAGAAAGAAGTTTTGACGAGAGAAGATATGATAAGCATGCTGGGCAAACGTCCATTTCCTGAGAGGAACGATGCATTCGACAAATATCTCAACGACAGTGAGACCGAAAAGATCAGAAAATCTGAGCAAGAGAACAAGGACAATGATGGTGATCAACGTACTTAA
- the TDEL0A02520 gene encoding uncharacterized protein (similar to Saccharomyces cerevisiae YKL105C and YMR086W; ancestral locus Anc_2.476): MFSRQRVSRGPEQPTSSNALAAASAIGRALDSNGKTVDRTRLPEYNGAPVSSRPSSVVVSRRNSMMSNMSSGSRKGSLTRGSTPSIEDIRKRTSVGSYIGAKNGSGRSYSFQYSRGPSSRNNSLTNRAQNQSADPKATFQEFGGQQAVGIIHKPLSDGPKMIKKYIPTSHGLVAVDVPIEEIEHQQRKASSLRRSSSTNSLSLSRNSSLVRRSAPQPHQPNRRHSSLTSHSGTSSKSRQATDRSLIQTYVEEETEQELSQDVVRPMRIPQDKLSEKITKVFGAAPDGKREEREPTTETEKEPAQVAPVTHADVSTKVENTTPNPAEEIAGNEGGTKNEEGTKSEEKTQNPTISVEEKTEVIIHTDEPALVKQMTSSKDEGSDDEMVDASDIVESEVTKTPTKSTDLPAPSLAQHLRAVNPYLNQRDTDDTQELSTDDNKNLFKVPSPMKSALKKTNTQSSESSSMYSAKSPANQAYLSLTTAENTRLNAQLSSSETSVHRQNSKHLSRPQSMANPRSASPSPREKARTKRLSNAPKQPPASKSAQVKSPEQTPAVAAARTSNMVNRSRQDSVKRKAQEQVKTIVQANSGSKQLPDSILYPKEPPQKRSSFEKTRNQDSGLGFKKLSLRDELARETPPDTSNIRQHSSHDSSHNFLQNSGWKSRFHDSDSEEENAPFSTGTSRSTQPTSVGTNGDTAGGSFALFKGKSKPHTVTNLAPPQPAFVEQEAVSANSTPSKVNKKWSKLSLRSSSTSDTPRAETGQTSTPEKRYHSNSKLEGFSYDTMRAAEPQEADPGKKKNKFGKKLKKLFGRS, translated from the coding sequence ATGTTTTCCAGACAGAGGGTTTCCCGAGGTCCTGAACAACCTACGAGTTCTAACGCCCTGGCAGCTGCTTCGGCGATTGGGAGGGCATTAGATTCTAATGGAAAGACCGTTGATAGAACCAGGCTACCAGAATATAATGGAGCTCCTGTAAGTAGTCGTCCCTCTTCCGTTGTGGTATCAAGGAGGAACTCCATGATGTCGAACATGTCCTCGGGCAGCAGGAAAGGAAGCTTAACCAGGGGTTCAACTCCCAGTATAGAAGATATTAGAAAAAGGACGTCAGTAGGTAGCTATATTGGAGCAAAGAATGGTTCAGGTCGCTCATATAGCTTTCAATATTCGCGGGGCCCTTCAAGCAGAAATAACTCGCTAACGAACAGGGCACAAAATCAGTCTGCTGATCCTAAAGCTACATTCCAAGAATTTGGGGGTCAGCAAGCTGTTGGTATCATACATAAGCCGCTAAGTGATGGCCCTAAGATGATAAAGAAATATATTCCGACATCTCACGGCCTGGTTGCCGTAGACGTCcccattgaagaaattgagcatCAGCAAAGAAAAGCATCTTCATTGAGACGTTCCTCATCTACTAACTCGTTGTCTCTTTCCCGCAACAGTTCATTGGTGAGAAGAAGTGCTCCTCAGCCACATCAGCCTAATAGGAGACACTCATCTTTGACCAGTCACTCAGGCACATCCTCTAAATCACGGCAGGCAACCGACCGCTCTCTGATCCAGACATACGTCGAGGAAGAAACCGAGCAAGAATTAAGCCAAGATGTTGTAAGACCGATGCGTATTCCGCAAGACAAACTAAGCGAAAAGATTACCAAAGTCTTTGGAGCAGCGCCTGACGGcaagagagaagaaagagagcCTACTACAGAGACCGAAAAAGAGCCTGCGCAGGTTGCGCCTGTTACTCATGCAGACGTATCAACGAAGGTCGAAAACACCACCCCAAACCCTGCAGAGGAAATTGCCGGAAATGAAGGAGGCACtaagaatgaagaaggtACCAagagtgaagaaaaaactcAAAACCCAACGATTtcagttgaagaaaagactGAGGTAATAATACATACAGATGAGCCGGCGCTCGTGAAGCAGATGACCAGTAGTAAGGATGAAGgttctgatgatgaaatggtCGATGCATCTGATATCGTGGAATCAGAAGTTACTAAAACACCAACAAAATCGACAGATTTGCCTGCGCCCTCTCTTGCACAACATCTTCGTGCAGTGAATCCATATTTAAACCAACGTGATACGGATGATACGCAGGAGTTGAGTACAGATGATAATAAAAACCTCTTTAAAGTTCCTTCGCCGATGAAGTCTGCGCTCAAAAAGACAAACACACAATCAAGTGAATCCTCTTCCATGTATTCGGCGAAATCTCCAGCTAATCAAGCATACTTGTCGTTGACGACCGCAGAGAACACGAGACTAAACGCTCAGCTGTCAAGTTCTGAGACTTCGGTGCACAGACAAAACTCCAAGCATTTAAGCAGGCCACAATCGATGGCAAATCCCAGATCGGCCTCGCCATCGCCACGGGAAAAGGCCAGAACTAAGCGTTTGTCGAATGCGCCCAAACAACCCCCCGCTAGCAAGAGTGCTCAGGTCAAGTCACCTGAACAGACGCCGGCCGTTGCTGCCGCTCGGACTTCCAACATGGTCAATAGGTCAAGGCAAGACTCTGTCAAAAGAAAGGCACAGGAGCAAGTCAAGACAATAGTGCAAGCAAATTCGGGATCAAAGCAACTTCCTGATAGCATTCTTTATCCGAAGGAACCGCCTCAGAAGAGGTCTAGTTTTGAAAAGACCAGAAATCAGGATTCAGGCCTaggtttcaagaaactctCTTTAAGAGACGAACTAGCGAGGGAAACACCACCCGATACGAGTAATATTCGTCAACATTCTTCTCATGACTCAAGCCATAATTTCCTACAGAACAGTGGGTGGAAGTCAAGGTTTCACGACTCAGActcagaggaagaaaacgCTCCTTTTAGTACCGGTACAAGTCGATCAACGCAACCCACGAGTGTTGGTACCAACGGGGACACTGCCGGAGGAAGTTTCGCACTATTTAAAGGTAAGAGCAAGCCACATACTGTGACCAATTTGGCACCACCTCAACCGGCTTTCGTGGAGCAAGAGGCAGTATCTGCAAATTCTACTCCAAGCAAGGTGAACAAAAAATGGAGTAAATTATCTCTGCGGTCCTCGAGCACCAGTGATACCCCCAGAGCTGAGACTGGGCAGACTTCTACGCCCGAGAAGAGGTACCATAGCAATTCCAAACTGGAAGGCTTCAGTTACGACACCATGAGAGCCGCTGAGCCACAGGAGGCTGACCCggggaagaagaagaataagtTTGGGAAGAAACTAAAGAAATTgtttggaagaagttaa
- the VBA1 gene encoding Vba1p (similar to Saccharomyces cerevisiae VBA1 (YMR088C); ancestral locus Anc_2.473), with protein sequence MNALDETTNLLPIPEEEGGDLELEYHKHNLSLPKLPILTSLWLGSFVSSLDGTIVANIMNRVAEEFSESDKKQWIATSFLLTNTAFQPLYGKLSDVTGRKFALLMAYFFLVIGCLLTCLARNVTEFAVARAICGIGGGGINACSSITVSDICTAKERGIYQGYANIVFGMGQMLGAPLGGLFIDTIGWRAIFGIQVPVVMVSAFLAYRNVNIKLSHVPPISERFTRKNLSRIDFLGSVTLASTICGVLVLCSTDLNKLVVSLATAASFVLFLWVELFYAAERILPFELLKGPFGLSSVVTVCSSFVIFGDIFRSPIYLQLIHDLSVTNTGLFMIFPSVSVAVGSLVTGAVLRRTSKSLELCSYLFVLAGIALQLTGLVISYYLVGVVEPALSTQMASTLTFQFASQSTLWKLVFVFASVLVGFGYACLLVSTLVSIVFSIDKSQQATMTGIFYLWRSIGNVLGASLTLVVFQNSLTTSLRKYMLESHRSFTKKQYYKLLTDSSYLRTHFSGDTLLGLLKVYRGAFLTSYLPNLGLAALGVALSLALIRSYNKTK encoded by the coding sequence ATGAACGCACTCGACGAGACTACTAACTTGCTGCCAATTCCAGAGGAAGAAGGGGGTGATTTGGAACTAGAGTATCACAAACACAACCTCTCGTTGCCAAAATTGCCAATTCTAACGTCTTTATGGTTGGGAAGTTTCGTGAGCTCTTTAGATGGTACAATTGTGGCCAATATTATGAATCGGGTCGCCGAGGAGTTTTCAGAGTCGGATAAGAAGCAATGGATAGCGACCAGTTTTCTACTAACCAACACAGCGTTCCAGCCACTCTACGGCAAATTGTCAGATGTCACTGGGCGTAAGTTTGCCTTGTTGATGGCCTACTTTTTTTTGGTCATTGGCTGTCTGTTGACCTGTTTGGCAAGAAATGTTACAGAGTTTGCGGTCGCTAGGGCAATCTGTGGTATTGGAGGTGGTGGAATTAATGCCTGTAGCAGTATAACTGTAAGTGATATTTGTACTGCTAAAGAGCGCGGTATCTACCAAGGTTATGCGAATATTGTCTTCGGTATGGGTCAAATGCTCGGTGCGCCATTGGGtggtctcttcatcgatacCATCGGTTGGAGAGCAATCTTTGGAATCCAGGTACCTGTTGTCATGGTGAGTGCTTTCTTAGCCTACCGTAACGTTAACATCAAGCTGAGCCACGTTCCACCTATTTCTGAGCGGTTTACACGGAAGAATTTATCACGTATTGATTTCCTTGGATCTGTTACATTGGCTTCAACTATCTGTGGCGTTTTAGTGCTTTGCTCTACTGATTTGAACAAACTAGTAGTGTCTTTAGCTACTGCAGCCAGTTTTGTTCTGTTCTTATGGGTAGAGCTATTTTACGCCGCTGAGAGAATCCTACCATTTGAATTACTCAAGGGCCCTTTTGGTTTATCATCAGTCGTAACCGTTTGCTCATCTTTTGTGATCTTTGGTGATATATTCCGGTCTCCAATCtatttgcaattgatccacGATTTAAGCGTAACAAACACCGGTCTGTTCATGATCTTCCCTTCCGTATCAGTGGCTGTTGGTTCTCTTGTAACGGGAGCCGTTCTTAGACGTACTAGCAAGAGTCTCGAGCTGTGCTCGTACCTATTTGTGCTCGCAGGTATTGCACTTCAATTGACAGGTTTAGTGATCAGTTACTACCTAGTCGGTGTCGTTGAACCAGCACTCTCGACGCAAATGGCAAGCACTCTGACCTTCCAGTTCGCCTCGCAATCTACTTTGTGGAAGCTTGTATTTGTCTTCGCAAGTGTTTTAGTTGGTTTCGGCTATGCCTGTCTCCTTGTCTCTACGCTGGTGAGTATAGTCTTCTCCATCGACAAGTCCCAGCAGGCTACTATGACAGGTATATTCTACTTATGGAGGTCTATTGGTAATGTTCTTGGTGCCTCACTCACGCTAGtggttttccaaaacagTCTAACGACTTCGCTACGGAAATATATGTTGGAATCGCACCGTTCATTCACCAAGAAACAATACTACAAGCTGCTAACAGATTCAAGCTACCTCAGAACTCACTTCTCAGGTGACACCTTACTTGGACTATTGAAAGTGTACCGTGGAGCTTTTCTCACCTCTTATCTACCCAACCTTGGCCTCGCAGCTTTAGGAGTCGCTCTATCACTTGCGCTCATTCGTAGTTACAACAAAACTAAATAG
- the AAT1 gene encoding aspartate transaminase AAT1 (similar to Saccharomyces cerevisiae AAT1 (YKL106W); ancestral locus Anc_2.475), translated as MVVLRRSLISSLEQIPRAAPDRILGLTEQFARDTRRQKVNLTVGVYKDGWGQVTTFPSVARAQKLIDSDFELNTDLSYLPITGCPEYSSAVLSFLFGESCPQVGPRLLEEGRVSFAQTLSGTGALAVASKLLALFLSRTVWISEPSWPNHQNIFRSNGFTDLRTYPYYQNGRLVVDEWLEKLKTEVRKDPETRHSIILHACCHNPTGLDPTREEWVRILDTVHELGMIPILDMAYQGLESGNPPADAYVLRMALDEKRYKCWPNGLFVCQSFAKNMGLYGERVGSLSVVTPPAKPHVREHVDSQLKQIVRSIYSSPPGYGSRVATMVLSKSFLRMQWYKDVAFMTERLSQVRHNMHNLLKWPGLMNFQQQHGMFYYTGLSPKQVDVLRDKYSIYMTMDGRLSLSGVNDHNIDYVCEALDAVSKIPR; from the coding sequence ATGGTTGTTCTGAGACGATCGCTGATAAGTTCGTTGGAACAGATTCCAAGGGCAGCTCCGGATAGAATATTAGGGCTCACGGAGCAGTTTGCTAGAGATACGAGACGTCAGAAAGTTAACTTGACAGTGGGTGTCTATAAGGATGGCTGGGGTCAGGTGACTACCTTCCCTTCGGTTGCTAGGGCtcaaaagctcatcgattCAGACTTTGAGCTAAATACTGACCTGTCTTACCTGCCGATAACTGGATGCCCCGAGTATAGCTCTGCAGTTCTGTCGTTTTTGTTCGGAGAGTCTTGTCCTCAGGTTGGACCTCGTTTGCTGGAGGAGGGACGTGTGAGTTTTGCACAGACTTTAAGTGGGACAGGAGCTTTGGCTGTAGCTTCTAAGTTGCTGGCTTTGTTCTTGTCAAGGACAGTATGGATTTCTGAGCCTTCGTGGCCTAACCATCAGAATATTTTCCGCAGTAATGGGTTTACTGACTTGAGAACATATCCTTACTACCAAAATGGAAGGCTAGTGGTTGATGAGTGGCTTGAAAAGCTTAAAACAGAAGTCCGCAAGGATCCTGAAACGCGGCATTCTATTATCTTGCATGCATGCTGCCATAACCCTACAGGGTTGGATCCTACCCGTGAAGAATGGGTCAGGATTCTAGATACAGTACATGAATTGGGCATGATTCCAATCCTAGATATGGCATACCAGGGATTAGAGTCTGGTAACCCTCCGGCAGATGCATATGTGCTTCGTATGGCGCTCGATGAGAAACGGTACAAGTGCTGGCCCAATGGGCTGTTCGTGTGCCAGTCGTTTGCGAAGAACATGGGTCTTTATGGTGAAAGAGTGGGCTCCTTGAGTGTAGTAACGCCTCCTGCAAAACCACATGTCAGAGAACATGTGGATTCTCAATTGAAACAAATTGTGCGTAGTATCTACTCCTCACCACCAGGTTATGGATCGCGAGTCGCTACAAtggttctttcaaagtcatttCTGCGGATGCAATGGTACAAGGACGTGGCGTTCATGACAGAAAGATTGTCACAAGTGCGTCATAATATGCATAATCTGCTCAAATGGCCAGGTCTAATGAATTTTCAGCAACAGCATGGAATGTTTTACTATACTGGACTGAGCCCAAAGCAGGTTGATGTTTTAAGAGATAAATACTCCATTTACATGACCATGGACGGTAGACTGTCATTAAGTGGAGTTAATGATCACAATATTGATTACGTTTGCGAGGCCCTGGATGCAGTGTCCAAGATTCCTCGCTGA
- the PDL32 gene encoding putative ADP-ribose 1''-phosphate phosphatase (similar to Saccharomyces cerevisiae YMR087W; ancestral locus Anc_2.474): MLIYSDLYNKIYETETSMYSILVCDTSPDVCECLVKQLGNFSNSVGTVCGPLATLLTRLQPCEKVAIVSPGNSFGFLGGGFDLAICEQLGGAPFEAWFRAQLPGLYQPVGSCNVVDLTKGPYAHRNVRYIVHVPTVVTPMMDVCEGSRLAFDGMWNVLERCPRDVDVVVVPGLATGYGGVPVAVSCKSMAFAMIVHQLDVSEELRILLVMYYLGCGYDGFFSKNCRKECEEVGIDLKALKNFDARYDSIKSILPK; the protein is encoded by the coding sequence ATGTTAATATATAGTGATTTATATAATAAAATATATGAAACTGAGACCTCAATGTATTCTATATTAGTTTGCGACACCAGCCCTGACGTGTGCGAGTGTCTTGTGAAACAACTTGGaaatttttccaattctgtAGGGACTGTCTGTGGTCCTTTGGCTACGTTGCTTACAAGGTTGCAGCCGTGCGAAAAGGTTGCAATAGTGTCACCGGGGAATTCGTTTGGGTTCCTAGGTGGAGGTTTCGACTTAGCCATTTGTGAACAACTTGGGGGAGCGCCATTCGAGGCGTGGTTCCGGGCGCAGCTGCCCGGTTTGTATCAGCCAGTCGGTTCCTGCAACGTCGTGGACCTCACTAAAGGGCCTTATGCGCACCGCAACGTCAGGTACATCGTACACGTCCCGACAGTCGTGACACCAATGATGGACGTTTGTGAAGGTTCTCGATTGGCGTTCGATGGAATGTGGAATGTTCTCGAGCGATGCCCTCGAGATGTCGACGTGGTTGTGGTTCCGGGGTTGGCTACGGGGTATGGTGGAGTTCCAGTCGCAGTGAGTTGCAAGAGTATGGCATTTGCAATGATCGTACACCAGCTGGATGTTTCTGAGGAGTTGCGTATTCTGCTTGTTATGTACTATCTTGGGTGTGGTTACGATGGGTTCTTTAGCAAGAACTGTAGAAAAGAATGTGAGGAAGTTGGGATTGACCTGAAGgccttgaaaaattttgatgCTCGTTACGATTCTATCAAGAGTATTTTACCTAAGTAG